The proteins below come from a single Geobacillus thermoleovorans genomic window:
- a CDS encoding YigZ family protein → MLQTYYTVKGYGEREIVIEKSRFICYINRAETEEEAVAFIQQIKKKHWDATHNCSAYLIGEHDQIQKANDDGEPSGTAGVPMLEVLKKKGVKDTVAVVTRYFGGIKLGAGGLVRAYSRAVSEGLNAAGIVERRLMRVMHVTIDYPWLGKVENELRSSVYTIKNIQYADRVTFDVLVPEDGQSSFGEWMTELTNGRADIQAGAMEYAERLLPSS, encoded by the coding sequence TTGTTGCAAACATATTACACGGTCAAAGGATACGGCGAACGCGAGATCGTGATCGAAAAATCACGGTTCATCTGCTATATCAATCGCGCTGAAACCGAGGAAGAGGCCGTCGCCTTTATTCAACAAATCAAGAAGAAGCATTGGGATGCCACCCACAACTGCTCCGCCTATTTGATCGGCGAGCATGACCAAATCCAAAAAGCGAACGATGACGGCGAGCCGAGCGGCACCGCAGGGGTGCCCATGCTTGAGGTGCTGAAGAAAAAAGGGGTGAAAGACACCGTCGCCGTTGTCACCCGCTACTTTGGCGGCATCAAGCTCGGCGCGGGCGGGTTGGTGCGCGCTTACAGCCGCGCCGTCTCCGAGGGGCTGAACGCCGCCGGCATCGTCGAGCGTCGGCTCATGCGCGTCATGCATGTTACGATCGACTACCCGTGGCTTGGGAAGGTGGAAAATGAGCTGCGCTCTTCCGTATATACTATTAAAAATATCCAATATGCCGACCGCGTCACGTTTGATGTTCTCGTTCCCGAGGACGGCCAGTCTTCGTTCGGCGAGTGGATGACCGAACTGACAAACGGAAGGGCGGACATTCAGGCGGGAGCGATGGAGTATGCCGAACGGTT
- a CDS encoding DegV family protein: protein MKTAIVTDSTAYLPKEVRERLGIRLIPLSVIFGNETYREEIDMTADEFFAKIKQHPTLPTTSQPSVGEFVDLFTAIREEGYEAVVSIHLSSGISGTYQGAVTAGTMVDGLRVYAYDSEISCMAQGFYAIEAAEMAQAGRSPEDIIARLDEMKQTLRAYFMVDDLAHLQRGGRLTGAQAFIGGLLQIKPLLRFENKVIVPFEKIRTRKKAIHRIEELFAEDAEKGVPLKAAIIHANQPDEAHRWRDELSARYPHVEFSISYFGPVIATHVGEGALGLTWYQP from the coding sequence GTGAAAACGGCAATTGTCACCGACAGCACGGCCTACTTGCCGAAAGAGGTGCGCGAGAGGTTGGGCATTCGCCTGATTCCGCTCAGCGTCATTTTCGGGAATGAGACGTACCGCGAAGAGATTGATATGACGGCCGATGAATTTTTTGCCAAAATCAAGCAGCATCCGACGTTGCCGACGACGTCCCAACCGTCGGTCGGTGAGTTTGTTGACTTGTTCACCGCCATTCGCGAGGAAGGATACGAGGCGGTCGTCAGCATCCACCTCTCAAGCGGCATCAGCGGCACGTACCAAGGGGCGGTCACGGCAGGGACGATGGTGGACGGATTGCGTGTTTACGCATACGACTCGGAAATCAGCTGCATGGCACAAGGGTTTTATGCGATCGAAGCGGCGGAAATGGCGCAGGCGGGGAGGTCTCCTGAGGATATCATCGCTCGCTTGGATGAAATGAAACAAACGCTGCGCGCCTACTTTATGGTCGATGACTTGGCCCATCTGCAGCGGGGCGGACGGCTGACCGGGGCGCAGGCGTTCATCGGCGGCCTCTTGCAAATCAAGCCGCTTCTTCGCTTTGAAAACAAAGTGATCGTGCCGTTTGAAAAAATCCGCACGCGCAAAAAAGCGATCCACCGCATCGAAGAGCTGTTCGCCGAAGATGCGGAAAAGGGTGTGCCGCTCAAAGCCGCCATCATCCACGCCAACCAGCCCGATGAAGCGCACCGCTGGCGCGATGAGCTGTCCGCCCGCTATCCGCACGTCGAATTTTCGATCAGCTATTTTGGCCCCGTCATCGCCACGCACGTCGGCGAAGGCGCGCTCGGGTTGACGTGGTATCAGCCTTAA
- a CDS encoding sensor histidine kinase, whose translation MAEAKQWDVKQLDRIVEKMIDTVQHSKDEIFRIGEQSRQEHDHLLRELEEVKQLTVQAIEEADQLEMKARQARRRLSEVSQNFSTHSEQDIREAYEAAHELHMKLTMVREREKQLRLRRDELERRLASLAQIIERADYLVGQITVVLHYLNSDFRQVGELIEGAKQKQEFGLKIIEAQEEERRRLSREIHDGPAQLLAHVLLRSDLVEKVIKERGTEAAIAEIRDFRKMVRSALSEVRRIIYDLRPMALDDLGLVPTLKKYLQTTEEYNKGVHISFVHIGEEIRLPSRMEAAVFRLVQESVQNALKHAEARHIDVKMEVTCHHLLVSVKDDGKGFDPSVKKENAFGLIGMRERVELLGGTLDIRSKIGSGTTVFIRVPLDRSTDKTNKEERKR comes from the coding sequence ATGGCTGAGGCAAAACAGTGGGACGTGAAGCAATTAGATCGGATTGTCGAAAAAATGATCGACACCGTTCAACACAGCAAAGACGAAATTTTCCGCATCGGGGAGCAGTCGCGTCAAGAGCACGACCATTTGCTTCGCGAACTCGAGGAGGTGAAGCAGCTGACCGTGCAGGCGATCGAAGAAGCGGATCAGCTGGAAATGAAGGCGCGTCAGGCGCGCCGCCGCCTGTCGGAAGTGAGTCAAAACTTTTCCACCCACTCGGAGCAAGATATTCGCGAGGCGTATGAAGCGGCGCATGAGTTGCATATGAAGCTGACGATGGTGCGCGAGCGGGAGAAACAGCTGCGGCTGCGCCGCGACGAGCTCGAGCGGAGATTGGCGAGCCTTGCGCAAATTATCGAACGCGCCGATTATTTAGTTGGACAAATTACGGTCGTGCTCCACTACTTAAACAGCGATTTCCGCCAGGTCGGCGAGCTTATTGAAGGAGCGAAGCAAAAGCAGGAATTTGGGCTGAAAATCATCGAAGCCCAGGAAGAAGAGCGGCGGCGGCTGTCGCGGGAAATCCATGACGGCCCGGCGCAGCTGCTCGCTCACGTCCTTCTTCGGTCTGATTTGGTCGAAAAGGTGATCAAAGAGCGAGGGACAGAGGCGGCGATCGCCGAGATTCGTGATTTTCGCAAAATGGTGCGTTCGGCTTTGTCCGAAGTGCGCCGCATCATTTACGATTTGCGGCCGATGGCGCTTGATGATTTAGGATTGGTTCCGACGCTAAAAAAATACTTGCAAACGACCGAAGAATATAACAAGGGAGTCCACATTTCCTTTGTACATATCGGCGAAGAAATTCGGCTGCCGTCGCGGATGGAGGCGGCCGTGTTTCGGCTTGTCCAAGAATCGGTGCAAAACGCCTTGAAGCATGCCGAAGCGCGCCATATCGACGTCAAAATGGAAGTGACGTGCCACCATCTGCTTGTCAGTGTCAAAGACGATGGCAAAGGATTTGATCCATCGGTCAAAAAAGAAAATGCGTTCGGCTTGATTGGAATGCGGGAGCGGGTGGAGCTGCTCGGCGGCACGCTCGACATCCGCTCAAAGATTGGCAGCGGAACGACCGTGTTCATTCGCGTTCCGCTCGACCGTTCGACTGACAAAACGAACAAGGAGGAAAGGAAACGATGA
- the fliS gene encoding flagellar export chaperone FliS: MDFFTEEWIYQKNSQQLTALLYEGLMECLEEAITALEQKDYWKANKQLQKGNDILRRLGVGLRYDAGIIAHQLDALYNYMAERLIEANMKKDVKIVQEVWQLTTTIATAWNEALKSGASPAQTVRKPKTAEYEQFIAYEQS; this comes from the coding sequence GTGGATTTTTTTACAGAAGAATGGATTTACCAAAAAAACTCGCAACAGCTGACGGCATTGTTATATGAAGGATTGATGGAATGTTTGGAAGAGGCCATCACGGCCCTTGAACAAAAAGACTATTGGAAAGCGAACAAACAGCTGCAAAAAGGAAACGACATCCTTCGCCGCCTCGGCGTTGGATTGCGCTATGACGCGGGCATCATCGCCCATCAGTTGGATGCGCTCTACAACTATATGGCTGAGCGCCTCATCGAGGCGAATATGAAAAAAGACGTGAAGATTGTTCAGGAAGTGTGGCAATTAACGACTACGATCGCCACCGCGTGGAACGAGGCGCTGAAGAGCGGCGCCTCCCCCGCGCAAACGGTGCGAAAGCCCAAAACAGCAGAGTATGAGCAGTTCATCGCCTATGAGCAATCTTAA
- a CDS encoding response regulator has product MKTRIAIIDDHQLFREGIKRILEFEGDFEVVAEGSDGSEALSIVETYRPDLVLMDINMPDINGVEATKQLIEAYPDTKVVVLSIHDDENYVMRALQTGATGYLLKEMDADTLIEAVRIVAEGGSYLHPKVTHNLIREYRRLTTEKGGAVVKQEVRRPLHLLTRRECEVLQLLADGKSNRAIGEALYISEKTVKNHVSSILQKLNVNDRTQAVVVAIKNGWVEVR; this is encoded by the coding sequence ATGAAAACACGCATCGCGATTATCGACGATCACCAGCTGTTTCGCGAGGGCATCAAGCGCATTTTGGAATTTGAGGGCGATTTTGAAGTCGTGGCGGAAGGAAGCGACGGAAGCGAAGCGCTTTCAATCGTCGAAACATACCGACCCGATTTGGTGCTGATGGACATTAACATGCCGGACATCAACGGCGTTGAGGCGACGAAACAGCTGATTGAAGCTTACCCTGATACGAAAGTCGTCGTGCTGTCGATTCATGACGATGAAAACTATGTCATGCGCGCCTTGCAGACGGGAGCGACCGGGTATTTGTTGAAGGAGATGGACGCCGATACACTCATTGAGGCGGTGAGAATCGTCGCGGAAGGCGGTTCGTACTTGCATCCGAAAGTGACGCACAACTTGATTCGCGAATACCGCCGATTGACGACGGAAAAAGGCGGCGCAGTGGTTAAGCAGGAGGTGCGCCGCCCGCTTCATTTGCTGACGCGGCGCGAGTGCGAAGTGCTGCAGCTGTTGGCTGACGGCAAAAGCAACCGCGCCATCGGCGAGGCGCTTTACATTAGCGAAAAAACGGTGAAAAACCATGTCAGCAGCATCCTGCAAAAGTTAAACGTCAACGACCGGACGCAAGCCGTTGTGGTTGCGATCAAAAACGGCTGGGTGGAAGTGCGCTAA
- a CDS encoding ComF family protein, with translation MNCLLCHSPYNPIASWRQLLFLEDLDVLCPRCRGSFKLIDGRLCEMCGRPLEEAKPSLCADCLRWQEDEQWGRVLVKNRSVYIYNDWMKDVVALWKFRGDYVIVEAFRRPFSQAFRRHFGRDWHIVPIPLSPERLYERGFNQAEALARLLPFPCFPWLSRKHSEKQSKKSRRERLETDNPFFLSGHPPIDGKRIVLIDDIYTTGITVRHAALVLLEAGAAEVGALTLVRA, from the coding sequence ATGAACTGCCTCCTTTGCCATTCTCCGTACAACCCGATCGCGAGCTGGCGCCAGCTTCTTTTCCTCGAAGACCTTGACGTCCTTTGCCCACGCTGCCGCGGGTCGTTCAAACTCATTGACGGCCGCCTTTGCGAGATGTGCGGCCGCCCGCTCGAGGAAGCCAAGCCATCGCTGTGCGCCGACTGTCTCCGGTGGCAGGAAGATGAACAATGGGGGAGGGTGCTCGTGAAAAACCGATCTGTGTATATATACAACGACTGGATGAAAGACGTCGTCGCCTTATGGAAATTCCGCGGCGACTATGTCATCGTCGAGGCATTCCGCCGTCCGTTTTCCCAAGCGTTTCGCCGACATTTCGGCCGCGATTGGCACATCGTCCCAATCCCGCTGAGCCCCGAACGGCTGTATGAGCGCGGCTTCAACCAAGCGGAAGCGCTCGCCCGCCTGCTTCCGTTTCCGTGTTTCCCTTGGCTTTCTCGCAAGCATTCCGAAAAACAATCGAAAAAATCGCGCCGTGAGCGGCTCGAGACCGACAACCCGTTTTTTCTCTCCGGACATCCGCCGATTGACGGAAAACGAATCGTTCTCATCGATGACATTTACACGACGGGCATCACCGTCCGCCACGCGGCCCTTGTTTTGCTTGAAGCGGGGGCGGCAGAGGTGGGGGCGTTGACGCTAGTGAGGGCGTGA
- a CDS encoding DEAD/DEAH box helicase — MCIQQPSCVPHLVSWLNGQRLPREQLPFSDEEIKAAVQAGWVHEHPGLIKTSSGWRCVRCGNEDARLFASFPCARCGSDCAYCRKCLVMGRISSCTHLVHVTMPLPSERHEAPLVWDGTLSAAQEDAAMAVKQAVLDRSELLVWAVCGAGKTEILFPAIAAALEKGWRVGLATPRTDVVRELAPRFRQAFPCVPLAVWHGGSEERGRIASLVLSTTHQLLRAYRVFDVMIVDEVDAFPYSVEPMLQYAVSQARKEQSSLIYLTATPSRAWQLDITRGKRKAVVIPARYHGRPLPVPVFEWCGNWRKRLERGRLPENVLAWVLHRLAQGKQAFLFVPHIDELEAVTRLLQRVDPRIVGVHAEAPDRAEHVQAFRDGRVPLLVTTTILERGVTVPNIDVAVLGAEDRIFTESALVQIAGRVGRHAVFPDGDVRFFHHGKTNEMVRARRHIVRMNETAKKRGLLHR, encoded by the coding sequence TTGTGCATCCAACAACCATCTTGTGTTCCACACCTCGTTTCATGGTTGAACGGCCAGCGCCTCCCACGCGAACAACTGCCGTTTTCTGATGAAGAAATCAAAGCCGCGGTGCAAGCCGGTTGGGTTCACGAACATCCCGGCCTCATCAAAACATCAAGCGGCTGGCGCTGTGTGCGCTGCGGGAATGAAGATGCGCGTCTTTTTGCATCGTTTCCATGCGCCCGCTGCGGATCGGATTGCGCGTATTGCCGCAAGTGTCTCGTGATGGGGCGCATCAGCTCCTGCACTCACCTTGTGCACGTGACGATGCCGCTTCCGTCCGAGCGGCACGAGGCGCCGCTTGTTTGGGATGGGACGCTGTCCGCCGCTCAGGAGGATGCCGCTATGGCTGTCAAACAGGCCGTGCTCGATCGAAGCGAACTGCTCGTTTGGGCCGTATGCGGCGCAGGGAAAACCGAGATTTTGTTTCCCGCCATCGCCGCCGCGCTCGAGAAGGGCTGGCGCGTTGGCCTCGCCACGCCACGGACCGATGTTGTCCGCGAGCTTGCTCCCCGCTTTCGCCAAGCGTTCCCGTGCGTTCCGCTCGCTGTTTGGCACGGCGGAAGCGAAGAGCGCGGGCGGATCGCTTCCTTGGTCCTCTCAACCACCCACCAGTTGCTGCGGGCTTACCGCGTCTTTGACGTTATGATCGTGGATGAAGTCGATGCCTTTCCATATTCTGTTGAGCCGATGCTCCAATACGCCGTCAGTCAAGCGCGGAAAGAACAGTCGAGCCTCATTTATTTAACCGCCACCCCATCGCGTGCTTGGCAGCTTGACATCACAAGAGGCAAACGGAAAGCTGTCGTCATCCCCGCCCGCTACCACGGCCGTCCGCTTCCCGTCCCCGTGTTCGAATGGTGCGGCAATTGGCGCAAACGGTTAGAGCGCGGCCGCTTGCCCGAAAACGTCCTTGCGTGGGTTCTCCATCGTTTGGCGCAGGGAAAACAAGCGTTTTTGTTCGTTCCCCATATCGATGAGCTTGAAGCTGTCACCCGCCTCTTGCAGCGCGTCGATCCCCGCATCGTCGGCGTTCATGCCGAAGCCCCAGACAGAGCCGAGCACGTTCAGGCATTTCGCGATGGGCGCGTGCCGCTGCTCGTCACAACGACGATCCTTGAACGGGGAGTGACGGTGCCGAACATCGATGTCGCCGTTCTCGGCGCCGAAGACCGCATCTTCACGGAAAGCGCTCTCGTGCAAATCGCCGGCCGCGTGGGCCGCCACGCCGTATTTCCGGATGGCGATGTCCGCTTTTTCCATCACGGAAAAACGAATGAGATGGTGCGGGCGCGCCGCCACATTGTACGCATGAATGAGACAGCAAAGAAAAGGGGGTTGCTGCATCGATGA
- a CDS encoding EscU/YscU/HrcU family type III secretion system export apparatus switch protein, with the protein MMAQYFNQKKRKQMTGPTAAVIRYDESSGQSPTVVAQGSGHVAQKIIELAKQHHIPIQEDPLLVQNLLQLDLGDRIPPQLYAVIAEILILIQEFEKNH; encoded by the coding sequence ATGATGGCGCAATATTTCAATCAAAAAAAACGAAAGCAAATGACTGGTCCGACGGCGGCCGTCATCCGGTATGACGAATCGTCGGGCCAGTCGCCGACTGTCGTCGCCCAAGGAAGCGGACATGTGGCGCAGAAAATCATTGAACTGGCGAAACAGCATCACATCCCGATTCAAGAGGATCCATTGCTCGTGCAAAACTTGCTTCAGCTTGATCTTGGCGACCGCATCCCGCCGCAATTGTATGCGGTCATCGCTGAAATACTCATTTTAATTCAGGAATTTGAAAAAAATCACTAA